One region of Chloroflexota bacterium genomic DNA includes:
- the folK gene encoding 2-amino-4-hydroxy-6-hydroxymethyldihydropteridine diphosphokinase: MQKSIYLALGTNLGDRALNLQAARDALPPTVKLVAASPVYETPPWGVSDQPAFLNQVVHVETELSPLELLHYLKELENRLGREPSIRYGPRQIDLDILFYGHEVISYENLTIPHARLHERAFVLVPLADLAPEFRHPRLGASVIEMLAKMDTTGVEKISS; the protein is encoded by the coding sequence ATGCAAAAATCAATCTACCTGGCATTGGGAACCAATTTGGGGGATCGGGCGCTGAATCTGCAAGCCGCGCGGGACGCGCTGCCGCCGACTGTAAAGTTGGTTGCTGCTTCCCCGGTGTATGAGACACCTCCCTGGGGGGTCAGTGACCAACCCGCTTTTTTGAATCAGGTCGTCCACGTCGAGACCGAGTTATCCCCATTGGAATTATTACACTATCTCAAAGAACTCGAAAATCGTCTGGGACGCGAGCCATCCATCCGTTATGGCCCCCGTCAAATTGATTTGGATATTCTTTTTTACGGTCATGAGGTTATTTCATACGAAAATCTGACTATTCCTCACGCGCGCCTGCACGAGCGCGCCTTTGTGCTTGTCCCCCTGGCCGATTTAGCCCCTGAGTTTCGACACCCGCGGTTGGGCGCAAGCGTGATTGAAATGCTCGCCAAAATGGATACAACCGGAGTGGAGAAAATATCATCGTAG